In Dama dama isolate Ldn47 chromosome 9, ASM3311817v1, whole genome shotgun sequence, the following proteins share a genomic window:
- the SLC26A2 gene encoding sulfate transporter, whose product MSLKNEEQNDLSPKDSVKGNDQYRAPSGIHLEHEEESRNDFRQFESSDLFRHRRIYLEPQEKSDNNFKKFVIKKLEKSCQCSSTKAKNIIFGFLPVLQWLPKYDLKKNILGDVMSGLIVGILLVPQSIAYSLLAGQEPIYGLYTSFFASLIYFILGTSRHISVGIFGVLCLMIGEVVDRELYIAGYDTVHAASNESSLVNQMSDKTCDRSCYAIIVGSTVTFVAGVYQVAMGFFQVGFVSVYLSDALLSGFVTGASFTILTSQVKYLLGLSLPRSSGVGSLITTWIHVFRNIHKTNICDLITSLLCLLVLLPTKELNEHFKSKLKAPIPVELFVVVAATLASHFGKLNEKYSTSIAGYIPTGFMPPKAPDWNLIPRVAVDAIAIAIIGFAITVSLSEMFAKKHGYTVKANQEMYAIGFCNIIPSFFHCFTTSAALAKTLVKESTGCQTQVSGVVTALVLLLVLLVIAPLFFSLQKSVLGVITIVNLRGALRKFKDLPQMWRISRMDTVIWFVTMLSSALISTEIGLLTGVCFSMFCVILRTQKPRTSLLGLVEDSEVFESMSAYKNLQTKSGIKIFRFVAPLYYVNKEYFKSALYKKTLNPVLVKAAQRKAAKKKIKRETVTFSGIQDEVSVQLSHDPLEFHTIVIDCSAIQFLDTAGIHTLKEVRRDYEAIGIQVLLAQCNPSVRDSLARGEYCKKDEENLLFYSVYEAMTFAEDSQNQKERYVPNGPSFSSD is encoded by the exons ATgtctttgaaaaatgaagagcaaaatGACCTTTCACCCAAGGACTCAGTTAAAGGAAATGACCAGTACAGAGCTCCATCTGGGATCCACCTGGAGCATGAAGAGGAATCACGTAATGACTTCAGGCAGTTTGAGTCCAGTGATCTTTTTAGACACCGTAGGATCTACTTAGAGCCTCAAGAGAAATCAGATAATAACTTCAAGAAGTTTGTTATCAAAAAACTAGAGAAGAGTTGCCAGTGCAGTTCAACCAAAGCCAAAAatatcatttttggtttccttccTGTTTTGCAGTGGCTCCCAAAATATGatctgaagaaaaacattttaggaGATGTGATGTCTGGCTTGATTGTGGGCATCTTATTGGTGCCCCAGTCCATTGCTTATTCTCTCTTGGCTGGCCAAGAACCTATCTATGGTCTGTACACATCTTTTTTTGCCagcctcatttatttcattttgggtACCTCCCGTCACATCTCTGTAGGCATTTTTGGAGTACTGTGCCTTATGATTGGTGAAGTAGTTGACCGAGAACTATACATAGCTGGCTATGATACTGTCCATGCTGCTTCAAATGAGAGCTCATTAGTAAACCAGATGTCAGACAAGACATGTGACAGAAGTTGCTATGCAATTATAGTTGGCAGCACTGTAACCTTTGTGGCTGGAGTTTATCAG GTAGCGATGGGCTTCTTTCAAGTGGGCTTTGTTTCAGTCTACCTCTCTGATGCCTTGCTGAGTGGATTTGTCACTGGTGCCTCCTTCACTATTCTTACATCTCAAGTCAAGTACCTCCTTGGACTCAGCCTTCCTCGGAGTAGTGGAGTGGGATCACTCATCACTACTTGGATACATGTATTCAGAAACATTCATAAGACCAATATCTGTGATCTCATCACCAGCCTTTTGTGCCTTCTGGTTCTTCTGCCAACCAAAGAACTCAATGAGCACTTCAAATCCAAGCTTAAGGCACCAATTCCTGTTGAACTCTTTGTTGTTGTGGCAGCCACATTAGCCTctcattttggaaaactgaatgAGAAATACAGCACCAGTATTGCTGGGTATATTCCCACTGGGTTTATGCCACCCAAAGCACCTGACTGGAACTTAATTCCTAGAGTGGCTGTAGATGCAATAGCTATTGCTATCATTGGGTTTGCTATCACTGTATCACTTTCTGAGATGTTTGCCAAGAAACATGGCTACACAGTCAAAGCTAATCAGGAAATGTACGCTATTGGCTTTTGCAATATCATCCCTTCCTTCTTCCACTGCTTCACTACTAGTGCAGCTCTTGCAAAGACACTAGTGAAGGAATCCACAGGCTGTCAAACTCAGGTTTCTGGTGTGGTGACAGCTCTGGTTCTTCTGTTGGTCCTCTTGGTCATAGCTCCTTTGTTCTTCTCCCTGCAGAAAAGTGTCCTTGGTGTGATAACTATCGTAAATCTCCGGGGAGCCCTACGTAAATTTAAGGATCTGCCCCAGATGTGGAGGATTAGCAGAATGGACACAGTTATCTGGTTTGTTACCATGCTGTCCTCTGCACTGATCAGTACTGAAATAGGCCTGCTTACTGGGGTTTGTTTTTCTATGTTTTGTGTCATCCTCCGCACTCAGAAGCCAAGGACTTCATTGCTTGGCCTGGTGGAAGATTCTGAAGTCTTTGAATCCATGTCTGCCTACAAGAACCTTCAGACCAAGTCAGGCATCAAAATTTTCCGCTTTGTGGCCCCACTCTACTATGTaaacaaagaatattttaaatctgCTTTATACAAAAAAACTCTCAACCCAGTCTTAGTAAAAGCAGCTCAGAGGAAGGCAGCAAAGAAAAAGATCAAAAGGGAAACAGTAACATTCAGTGGAATCCAGGACGAAGTTTCAGTGCAACTTTCCCATGATCCCTTAGAGTTCCATACAATAGTGATTGACTGTAGTGCAATACAGTTTTTAGATACAGCAGGGATCCATACACTGAAAGAAGTTCGCAGAGATTATGAAGCTATTGGCATCCAGGTTCTGCTGGCTCAATGCAATCCCTCTGTGAGGGACTCCCTGGCCCGGGGAGAGTACTGCAAAAAGGATGAAGAAAACCTTCTTTTTTATAGTGTATATGAAGCAATGACTTTTGCAGAAGACTCTCAGAATCAAAAAGAGAGATATGTTCCCAATGGTCCAAGTTTTTCCAGTGATTGA
- the TIGD6 gene encoding LOW QUALITY PROTEIN: tigger transposable element-derived protein 6 (The sequence of the model RefSeq protein was modified relative to this genomic sequence to represent the inferred CDS: inserted 4 bases in 2 codons; substituted 2 bases at 2 genomic stop codons), producing the protein MANKGNKKHPQSSLEEKMXVVEAVDSGKRKGNVAKEFGITLSTLSTLILKDRAKFEEKMQEACMGPQQKRIRNAFYDDIDKGVFAWFQEILAKNVLVTGSVIWKKALNLANMLGYDNFQASVGWLNRLQDRHXISLEAVCRGESERLMNXVNKWHAEEIIKLVADFSPDDIFNADETGMFFQLLPQHTLAAKGGHCRRDKKARQQLTALFCCSTLGTEKMRPLIVGRSANPHCLKNVHSLPCDYXANQQAWMTRDLFNEWLMQVDARMKQVECWILLLIDKCSAHSMLLPRLESSQVWFLPSNCTAVLRPLNLGIIHTMKVLHRGHLLQLILLKFNSSEDKEKVDIKQADDMIAAAWWSVKLSTVVKCWQKAVIVPVELTDSDTETVTGEPGIATEKLWHLVALATCVPNEINFQDFVTADDDLIISQELLDTEVIQDMGASQSTDEAVSEEKGEASLPQQPKITITEAISSAQKLRWFLSTCAGVPDAIFGQLNGIEEYLMRRVMQTLVDSKITDFLQTK; encoded by the exons ATGGCAAACAAGGGGAACAAGAAGCATCCGCAGtcctccctggaggagaaaat agttGTGGAAGCTGTAGACTCAGGCAAGAGGAAAGGCAATGTGGCAAAAGAATTTGGCATTACTCTTTCTACTCTGTCTACact aatactgaaggaTCGTGCCAAATTTGAAGAAAAGATGCAGGAGGCATGTATGGGACCTCAGCAGAAAAGGATAAGGAATGCTTTTTATGACGACATTGATAAGGGTGTTTTTGCCTGGTTTCAAGAAATCCTTGCCAAAAACGTTCTTGTGACTGGTTCTGTCATTTGGAAAAAAGCACTAAACTTGGCCAATATGCTTGGCTATGACAATTTTCAAGCAAGTGTGGGCTGGCTGAACAGACTTCAGGATCGCCACTAAATttctttggaagcagtctgtAGAGGGGAGAGTGAGAGATTAATGAA AGTTAATAAGTGGCATGCAGAGGAAATCATAAAACTAGTTGCTGACTTCAGCCCAGACGATATCTTTAATGCTGATGAGACAGGAATGTTTTTCCAGTTGCTTCCCCAGCACACACTTGCTGCTAAAGGGGGCCATTGTCGAAGGGACAAGAAAGCGAGGCAGCAGTTGACAGCACTCTTTTGTTGCAGCACTTTAGGAACTGAAAAAATGAGACCGTTGATTGTTGGTAGGTCAGCCAACCCACACTGCCTCAAGAATGTCCATTCCCTCCCCTGTGACTACTGAGCCAACCAGCAGGCATGGATGACACGGGATCTGTTTAATGAGTGGCTGATGCAAGTGGATGCCAGGATGAAGCAGGTGGAATGCTGGATCCTTCTGCTGATCGACAAGTGCTCTGCTCACAGCATGCTTCTTCCACGCTTAGAAAGCAGTCAGGTGTGGTTTCTGCCCTCAAACTGTACTGCCGTCCTGCGGCCACTGAACCTTGGCATAATTCAtaccatgaaagtgctgcacaggGGCCACCTTCTACAACTGATCCTCCTCAAGTTCAACAGCAGTGAGGATAAAGAAAAAGTGGACATCAAGCAGGCTGATGACATGATTGCTGCAGCATGGTGGTCAGTCAAGCTGTCCACAGTGGTGAAATGCTGGCAGAAGGCAGTCATCGTCCCTGTGGAGCTGACAGATTCTGACACAGAAACAGTCACCGGTGAACCAGGTATTGCCACTGAAAAGTTGTGGCACTTGGTGGCTCTTGCCACCTGTGTcccaaatgaaataaatttccaAGACTTTGTCACTGCAGACGATGACCTCATCATCTCTCAGGAGCTGTTGGACACAGAGGTAATCCAGGACATGGGAGCCAGCCAAAGTACTGATGAAGCTGTAAGTGAAGAAAAGGGGGAGGCATCTTTACCACAGCAGCCAAAAATCACCATCACAGAGGCCATCTCAAGTGCACAGAAACTTAGATGGTTCCTTTCCACCTGTGCTGGTGTTCCTGATGCCATTTTTGGACAGCTAAATGGCatagaagaatatttaatgagAAGAGTGATGCAAACTCTTGTTGATTCCAAAATTACAGATTTCCTCCAAACAAAATAA